From Cervus elaphus chromosome 25, mCerEla1.1, whole genome shotgun sequence, one genomic window encodes:
- the GAPT gene encoding protein GAPT isoform X2 — protein sequence MLEICGNTSVAVSIGISLLLLLVICGIGCVWHWKHQNTVQFTLPKFLQRRRSRRKDYTKTSSLGPQFISPKHKISVQTQDRHSSGKDTNIHNNYENVKVHPPKAKGETDKELYENTWQTNPEEHIYGNEISPCDYYNFEKPGTSEAPPEEDIYILPDSY from the coding sequence ATGCTGGAAATCTGTGGAAATACTTCAGTGGCCGTGTCTATAGGAATTTCCCTTCTTTTACTGTTGGTGATCTGTGGAATCGGGTGTGTTTGGCATTGGAAACACCAGAATACCGTGCAATTTACCTTACCAAAGTTTTTGCaaaggaggagaagcaggagaaaagACTATACTAAAACATCCTCCTTGGGTCCCCAGTTTATCAGCCCAAAGCATAAAATCTCAGTTCAAACTCAAGACCGCCACTCTTCTGGGAAGGACACTAACATCCATAACAACTATGAAAATGTGAAAGTGCATCCTCCCAAAGctaaaggagaaacagacaaggAACTGTATGAAAATACTTGGCAGACCAATCCCGAGGAGCATATCTACGGAAACGAGATATCACCGTGTGACTATTATAACTTTGAGAAGCCTGGTACTTCTGAAGCCCCTCCAGAGGAAGACATATATATTCTTCCAGATTCATATTAA
- the GAPT gene encoding protein GAPT isoform X1, with the protein MADHSTFPFLSFLLCYYFPLICASFCDSLIAKEAELDKIPSDTVQLYNNNCVIIRYNENQLPKSRLLNLSSDTKNLPHNVLSYLKQKCQNELLKLLSNHTLRESTVACTCEFIKGFTVVANNIVCAEMLEICGNTSVAVSIGISLLLLLVICGIGCVWHWKHQNTVQFTLPKFLQRRRSRRKDYTKTSSLGPQFISPKHKISVQTQDRHSSGKDTNIHNNYENVKVHPPKAKGETDKELYENTWQTNPEEHIYGNEISPCDYYNFEKPGTSEAPPEEDIYILPDSY; encoded by the coding sequence ATGGCAGATCATTCAACCTTCCCTTTCTTGAGTTTTCTACTCTGTTATTATTTTCCACTCATTTGTGCTTCATTTTGTGATTCATTGATAGCAAAGGAAGCGGAGTTGGATAAAATCCCTTCTGACACAGTGCAACTATACAATAACAATTGTGTAATCATCAGATACAACGAGAACCAGCTTCCAAAATCAAGGTTACTCAATCTCTCCTCTGACACCAAGAATTTGCCACATAATGTCCTTTCATATCTGAAACAGAAATGTCAAAACGAGCTTCTGAAATTACTTTCAAACCATACTTTACGAGAAAGTACAGTGGCTTGTACCTGTGAATTCATTAAGGGCTTCACCGTAGTAGCAAACAACATTGTTTGTGCAGAGATGCTGGAAATCTGTGGAAATACTTCAGTGGCCGTGTCTATAGGAATTTCCCTTCTTTTACTGTTGGTGATCTGTGGAATCGGGTGTGTTTGGCATTGGAAACACCAGAATACCGTGCAATTTACCTTACCAAAGTTTTTGCaaaggaggagaagcaggagaaaagACTATACTAAAACATCCTCCTTGGGTCCCCAGTTTATCAGCCCAAAGCATAAAATCTCAGTTCAAACTCAAGACCGCCACTCTTCTGGGAAGGACACTAACATCCATAACAACTATGAAAATGTGAAAGTGCATCCTCCCAAAGctaaaggagaaacagacaaggAACTGTATGAAAATACTTGGCAGACCAATCCCGAGGAGCATATCTACGGAAACGAGATATCACCGTGTGACTATTATAACTTTGAGAAGCCTGGTACTTCTGAAGCCCCTCCAGAGGAAGACATATATATTCTTCCAGATTCATATTAA